The genomic segment TGTCGACCTGCTTCTCCACGGAGGCTTCCCTCGACCAGTGTGCGGGCTTTCCAACCCGTCTGTTTCTGAACACGACCTGCCTCGGCTCTTGTCGGCGCCGGAGGGTGGAAGTTGAGCAATCCGATGGGATTAGAGAGGTATGGCGTTCCTACGGGAGCCGAGCCCTTGTAGGGTGCGTCGGCGCCAGCGACGCACCGTGGCGCGGGAAGCTGGTGCGTCAGGCTACGCCTCGACGCACCCTTGTATTGTATTCGCGCTGTGGCGCGGAGTGAGGCGTGAGGCGTAAAACCCAAACCCGATTTTAGCCACGGAAGAACACGGAACAACACGGAAAACTTATTGCAAAAACCGTAGCGTGGCCATTGGCCCGGCGCTATGCAACAACGCGCGTCGCGTGAAGTCTGGGCTTTTACAAGAGTATTTTTTCCGTGTTGTTCCGTGTTCTTCCGTGGCCAAAAAGGGTTTGGGGTTTGGGGTTTGGGGTTTGCGCCTCACGCCCCACTCCACCCCACAGGCGCAGAATTTTGGTGCGTCAGGCTGCGCCTCGACGCACCCTACAAGATCGAGCCACGAGCACCGGTTTTGGAAATAGATGTTTTCCGTGTTGTTCCGTGGCCAAGAAGGGGTCAGGTACGTGCCATTCGAATTGGAGCGGCTTCTAGCCTTCGCTGAGGATGCCTGCAGCGGCCCGCCGCCCGCTCAGCACCGCGCCTTCGAGTGTGGCGGGGAGGCCGGTAGCCGTGAAATCACCGGCCAGCCACAGTCCGGCCACCGGGGTCTGCTGGGCCGGCCGGACGTGGTCGACGCCGGGGGTGGCGGCGAAGGTGGCACGTTTTTCCCGGACGACCAGATGGTCGACGGCAGCCGGCCAATCCGGATAGAGCGCGGCGAGCTCCGCACCCACGCGGGCGGCCAGTACGTCCGCGGCAAGAGACAGGTGCTCGCCGCGGCCGCTGATCACGACCGCGACCGTCCCTGGCAGCCCGCTGAACTGGCGATCGACCAGCCATTGGCCGAGCCCATCCAGCAGACCCTGCAGTGCAGCATCGATGCGCACGGACTCCGGGTAACGCAGATAAACGGTCGTGATGGGTTCGTGGCGCAGTTCCCCGATGTGGGCGGCGATCGCCGCGAGCGGGGGATGGGGCATCAGCAGCCGCCGGCACATGGTCGGATTGACCGCCAGAATGGCCTGCGTCGTCTGGCATGTACCGTCCTGCCAGCGAATACCGGCAAGACGGTCGCCGTCCAGTTCCAGGGCCCGGATACGCCGGCTGAGAACCACGCTGCCGCCACGGCGCTCGATGAACTCCATCGCCGGTTCGGGCAGCAGGGCACCCAGATCGGTGCGCGGGATGAGCAGGTCACCCTGGTGGGCGTCGCCGCCGAAGGTGCGTTGCAGCACTTCCAGGAACAGCAGCGCCGAGGCCTCGTTGAGCGGTGTGTTCATGGTGGCGAGGCACAGCGGGTTCCAGAGTGCCTGGATCAGGCGGGCGTCCTGGCCTTCGCTGAGCAGCAGCGCCTGGGCACTGATGTCGCTGCCAAGCTCGATGCGCCGACGCAGCAGGCGCACGGCGAAGCGTGCCAGTCGCAGCCGCGATGCCGGTGGCAGGCCGCGGGCGGTGAGGACGGCGACGGCAAGGTGCAGCGGGGCCGGCAGCCGCCGGGCGCGCAGGCGCAGGTCGGCCCGCCGCAGACTGCGCAGGTGGAGATCGAGCGGCAGGCGCAGGAAGGCCTCGGTCGGTGACACGCCCAGTGTGTCCAGCAGCCCCAGCAGCGCACGATAGGCGCCCACCATGATGTGCTGACCGTTATCGACGCGCCGCTCGCCGAAGCGCACGCAGCGCGCGCGTCCGCCCAATTGGCGCGCCCCCTCGATGAGCGTGACCGGGCGGCCCGCATCGGCCAGCGTCACCGCCGCGGCCAGGCCGGCCCAGCCACCGCCGATCACGAGGACCGGCGGTGGTGTCGTAGGGGCCTCAGCCATCGGCCGGGGTGGCGCGGCTTTCCCGGCGGGCCGTGCGCCAGGCGATCCAGAATTTGCGCAGCGGCGTCAGCGCGACGCGCCGTTCCAGCACACGCAGACCATCACGCTCGATCTCGTTCAGCGTGGCCTGATAGATCTCCGTCATGATCAACCCGGCACGCTGCGCCGGCCGGTCTTCGGCGGGCAGCAGGGCGAGGGCGCTGCGATAGTGCTGGCGCGCCCGTTCGAGCTGATGGACCAGTAGCTGCTGCACCTGCTCGGTATGCTGGCCGCTCAGGATATCTTGTTCGTTCACCCCAAAGCGCCGCAGTTCGTCCTCGGGTAGGTAGATGCGGCCACGGCGTGCATCCTCGCCGACATCCCGCAGGATGTTCGTCAGCTGGAAGGCGGTACCCAGCTGGGTGGCATATTTCAGTGTCTGGCGATTGCGGTAGCCGAAGATCTCCGCCGACAGCAGGCCGACGACGCCGGCGACCCGATAGCAATACAGCGCCAGATCCTTGAAGGCGGCGTAGCGGTACTGCTGCAGGTCCATTTCCATGCCATCGATGATCTCCAAAAAATATTCCTGCGGCAGGTTGTAGACAGGGATCTGCTCGGCCAGCGCCTGACCGACCGGGTGCTGCGGGTTGCCGGCGAAGGTGCGCTGCAGCTCGTCGCGCCACCACTGCAGCTTGAGGTGTGCCACGCCAGCATCGCTGCATTCGTCGACGACATCGTCGACCTCGCGGCAAAAGGCATACAGGGCGATGATGGCGCGCCGCTGCGGCTCAGGCAGGAAACGGAACGCGTAATAGAAGCTCGACCCGCTGGCGGCGGCTTTGGCCTGGCAGTAGTCGAAGGGCTCGCGGGGCTGGGGTTGGGCGGACATGGGGGCAAGCATAAACGATCGGCCGGTCTCCGGCATCAGTGTCGGCGCAGGGCCCGCCAGACGATCCTGGCCCAGTCGTTGCGCGTCAGCCGCGGCCGCGCGAACACATCCGTGCGGTTCTGGTCGAGCCGTTCGAGGATACGACGCCCACCCAGCACCGTCAGGCGCAGCTCGAAGCCGAAGCGGCCGGGCAGGCGCCGGGCCAGCGGGGCGCCTGCCCGCAGTAAACGGAAGGTGCGGGCGTATTGGCTGCGCATCAGCTGTTGCATGCCGAAATCCGTGCGCCGCTCGCGAAAATGGCTCTCATCGACGCCGTGGTGCTGCATCTCGTCCTGCGGGAGGTAGATACGCCCGTTCTCGGCGTAATCCTGGCCCAGGTCCTGATAGAAATTGATCAGCTGCAGCGCGCTGCAGATGGCATCGGAGCAGGCGAGGTCACGCGTATCCGTGCACCCCTGCAGATGCAGCAGCAGGCGCCCGACCGGATTGGCCGAGCGCCGGCAATAGTCCATGACTTCACCGAAATTCGCATACCGTTTCTGGGTGACATCCTGGCGGAAGGCACTGAGCAGATCGCGGAACAGCCCGATCGGCAGACGCTGGCGCCCGATGACATCGGCCAGCGCCAGGGCCAGGCCCGGATCCGCGGACGTCGTCGGCGGCACGCCGGCGGCGATGCCATCCAGCAACTCATCGAGCTCCGCCAGCCGCGCCAGCCGGGCTTCCGCTGCGAGATCACCCTCGTCGGCGATATCGTCGGCCTGGCGTGCAAAGGCATAGATCACCGCCACCGGCCGGCGCAACGCGCGCGGCAGCAGCCAGGAGGCCACCGGAAAGTTCTCGTAATGGGAGCGGGCGCTGGCC from the Gammaproteobacteria bacterium genome contains:
- the hpnD gene encoding presqualene diphosphate synthase HpnD — encoded protein: MSAQPQPREPFDYCQAKAAASGSSFYYAFRFLPEPQRRAIIALYAFCREVDDVVDECSDAGVAHLKLQWWRDELQRTFAGNPQHPVGQALAEQIPVYNLPQEYFLEIIDGMEMDLQQYRYAAFKDLALYCYRVAGVVGLLSAEIFGYRNRQTLKYATQLGTAFQLTNILRDVGEDARRGRIYLPEDELRRFGVNEQDILSGQHTEQVQQLLVHQLERARQHYRSALALLPAEDRPAQRAGLIMTEIYQATLNEIERDGLRVLERRVALTPLRKFWIAWRTARRESRATPADG
- the hpnC gene encoding squalene synthase HpnC; the encoded protein is MPDRALERAYADCLASARSHYENFPVASWLLPRALRRPVAVIYAFARQADDIADEGDLAAEARLARLAELDELLDGIAAGVPPTTSADPGLALALADVIGRQRLPIGLFRDLLSAFRQDVTQKRYANFGEVMDYCRRSANPVGRLLLHLQGCTDTRDLACSDAICSALQLINFYQDLGQDYAENGRIYLPQDEMQHHGVDESHFRERRTDFGMQQLMRSQYARTFRLLRAGAPLARRLPGRFGFELRLTVLGGRRILERLDQNRTDVFARPRLTRNDWARIVWRALRRH
- the hpnE gene encoding hydroxysqualene dehydroxylase HpnE, with the protein product MAEAPTTPPPVLVIGGGWAGLAAAVTLADAGRPVTLIEGARQLGGRARCVRFGERRVDNGQHIMVGAYRALLGLLDTLGVSPTEAFLRLPLDLHLRSLRRADLRLRARRLPAPLHLAVAVLTARGLPPASRLRLARFAVRLLRRRIELGSDISAQALLLSEGQDARLIQALWNPLCLATMNTPLNEASALLFLEVLQRTFGGDAHQGDLLIPRTDLGALLPEPAMEFIERRGGSVVLSRRIRALELDGDRLAGIRWQDGTCQTTQAILAVNPTMCRRLLMPHPPLAAIAAHIGELRHEPITTVYLRYPESVRIDAALQGLLDGLGQWLVDRQFSGLPGTVAVVISGRGEHLSLAADVLAARVGAELAALYPDWPAAVDHLVVREKRATFAATPGVDHVRPAQQTPVAGLWLAGDFTATGLPATLEGAVLSGRRAAAGILSEG